A part of Paraburkholderia azotifigens genomic DNA contains:
- a CDS encoding GntR family transcriptional regulator produces the protein MNETTQQAIVQTLREKILSGELAPGQRLVEAQLAQWLGVSRTPLRYALSVLASEALLERSGARGYVVRRFSVRDVLNAIDVRGVLEGLAARMVAESGVSAALATSLNACLHEGDDIFNAGALKEGDDVRYAEMNGRFHALIVDAAQNAAINAALSLNDKIPFVAPSTIAFDESARERQFAMLMYAHRQHHAIVGALVNGEGARVEALMKEHTHISKESLNLSLPALHLIAGAA, from the coding sequence ATGAACGAGACAACACAGCAAGCAATTGTGCAGACGCTGCGCGAGAAGATTCTGTCGGGCGAACTGGCGCCCGGCCAGCGCCTCGTCGAAGCGCAGCTCGCGCAGTGGCTGGGCGTATCCCGCACGCCGCTGCGCTACGCACTGAGCGTGCTGGCAAGCGAAGCCCTGCTCGAGCGATCGGGCGCGCGTGGCTACGTCGTTCGACGTTTCAGCGTGCGCGACGTATTGAATGCAATCGACGTACGCGGCGTGCTGGAAGGTCTTGCGGCGCGCATGGTCGCGGAAAGCGGCGTATCGGCTGCGCTGGCTACTTCGCTGAACGCATGCCTGCATGAAGGCGACGACATTTTCAACGCCGGCGCATTGAAGGAAGGCGACGACGTGCGTTACGCGGAAATGAACGGACGCTTCCATGCGCTCATCGTCGACGCCGCACAGAACGCCGCGATCAACGCCGCCTTGAGCCTCAACGACAAAATCCCGTTCGTCGCGCCGTCGACGATCGCCTTCGACGAATCCGCGCGCGAGCGTCAATTCGCCATGCTCATGTACGCGCACCGCCAGCATCATGCGATCGTCGGCGCGCTCGTCAACGGCGAAGGCGCGCGCGTCGAAGCGCTGATGAAGGAACACACGCACATATCGAAGGAAAGCCTCAACCTGTCGCTGCCCGCGCTGCATCTGATCGCGGGCGCGGCATGA
- a CDS encoding MFS transporter gives MQPAESVDIKAFIDARKVSAYQWLVLFLCFWIVTMDGLDTAVMGFVAPVIMHDWSVSRAAFGPVMSAAMVGLAVGALVAGPMADRVGRKKVLIGSVFCFGFFSLLCAFAETPTSLVMLRFLTGLGLGAAMPNSTTLLSEYVPSRSRSLLLTIMFTGFNFGSGAGGFVAAWLIPNLGWRSVFMFGGILPILSVPLLVWLLPESARLMLVRKVVAQRIARTLGRVCGHRFGEDVRFTAPEPVVAAKAPVRMLFADGYAMSTLMLWVTYFMGLLIIYLLTGWLPTLIKDAGLPVERAAAITGMFQLGGTIGAVAVGFAMDRMDRNAVIGTAYLLGGVFIFALGMGTLKSDMLPVLVACAGFFMSGAQTGLNALAPSCYPTRARATGVSWMLGFGRLGGILGSLVGGALLSLGFSFAAVFSVLAVPAVIAAFAIVMNRVALRFITSPVADA, from the coding sequence ATGCAACCCGCAGAATCAGTCGACATCAAGGCGTTCATCGACGCACGCAAGGTGTCGGCGTACCAGTGGCTCGTGCTTTTTTTGTGCTTCTGGATCGTCACGATGGACGGGCTCGACACGGCTGTGATGGGCTTCGTTGCGCCCGTCATCATGCACGACTGGAGCGTGAGCCGCGCCGCGTTCGGTCCCGTGATGAGCGCCGCGATGGTCGGCCTTGCGGTGGGCGCACTGGTCGCCGGCCCGATGGCGGACCGCGTCGGACGCAAGAAGGTGCTGATCGGCTCCGTATTCTGCTTTGGCTTCTTCAGCCTGCTGTGCGCATTTGCAGAGACGCCCACGTCGCTTGTCATGCTGCGCTTTCTCACGGGCCTCGGTCTCGGCGCCGCGATGCCCAACTCGACGACGCTGCTGTCCGAGTACGTGCCCTCGCGCAGCCGTTCGCTGCTGCTGACGATCATGTTCACGGGCTTCAATTTCGGCTCGGGTGCGGGCGGCTTCGTCGCCGCGTGGCTGATTCCGAATCTGGGCTGGCGGTCCGTGTTCATGTTCGGCGGCATTCTGCCCATTCTCAGTGTGCCGCTGCTGGTCTGGTTGCTGCCCGAGTCCGCGCGTCTGATGCTGGTGCGCAAGGTGGTCGCGCAGCGCATTGCGCGCACGCTGGGACGCGTGTGCGGACACCGCTTCGGCGAAGACGTGCGCTTCACCGCGCCGGAGCCTGTCGTCGCTGCGAAAGCGCCTGTCCGCATGCTGTTCGCGGACGGTTACGCAATGAGCACGCTGATGCTGTGGGTCACTTATTTCATGGGCCTGCTGATCATCTATCTGTTGACGGGTTGGCTGCCGACGCTCATCAAGGACGCCGGCCTCCCCGTCGAACGCGCTGCCGCGATCACGGGCATGTTCCAGCTTGGCGGCACGATCGGCGCAGTGGCCGTCGGCTTCGCAATGGACCGCATGGACCGCAACGCGGTGATCGGCACAGCGTATCTGCTCGGCGGCGTCTTCATCTTCGCGCTCGGCATGGGCACGCTGAAGTCCGACATGCTGCCTGTGCTCGTCGCGTGCGCGGGCTTCTTCATGAGCGGCGCGCAGACGGGCCTCAATGCGCTTGCGCCGAGCTGTTACCCGACGCGTGCCCGTGCGACGGGCGTCAGCTGGATGCTGGGCTTTGGCCGGCTCGGCGGCATTCTCGGTTCGCTCGTGGGCGGTGCATTGCTCTCGCTGGGCTTCAGCTTTGCGGCCGTGTTTTCGGTGCTCGCCGTGCCCGCCGTGATCGCGGCCTTCGCGATCGTGATGAACCGTGTCGCGTTGCGCTTCATCACGAGCCCTGTCGCGGATGCATGA